In the genome of Patescibacteria group bacterium, the window GCCATTGAAGATGTATCAAGAGAAAAATTTCTGTCATTAAAATGATCCGCCCACTTCATTATTTTTAATCCGAAATTTAAAAGTAATGAAAAAATTGAAATCTTTTCAATAACACAATCATCTCTAGCATCCCATTTAAACTTCTCCATTGAGTTTTTTATACTGTCTGGCACTGGAAAACTTGTATAAAATTGTTTGCCGATATATAGAACAAGATGATTGAAAGGAATACCATAGTGAGTTAGAACTCCTAAATTAGACACCTCAAACCCTGCTTTCTGGAGTAATGTTTTCAAGCTATTTGGTGAATATAATCTCTTGTGATCATGCGCCCAAATACCTCCCCAAAATCCATTTAAAGGATCGAAATGACCAAAACCTAACCATTCCCTTATTTTATTAAACGGATCCCACACCAAGGGGTAGTTACTATTCGGTACGGTCACTGCAAGAATGCCACCAGGTTTCAAAACTCTATAAAGTTCTTTTGTTGCCTTAGTATCGTCCTCTATATGCTCTATAACCTCTGTACATAAAATTTTATCGAAGTAATTATCATCAAAACGTAAGTTACATATATCCCCTTCCTCAAAACTAACCTTTTCGCTATTTTCTAACCACCCGCCCGCCATAGCTAGAATGGCCTTGTCGTAGTCAACTGCTATAACTTTACAGTTATGCAACTGATCAAAAATCATAGAGTAAAAGCCCTCCCCACATCCCATATCCAAAATTACTTCTCCATCTTGAATGTCTAAATAGTCCAACATCGCGATAATACGTCTTTTGAAATTAAGATCCCCTACTTTGGACAAAATTTTATTAAGTTTATTTTTTTGATTTTTATTCATATGTATCTATAATGATCTGGGCGTTTTTAAACCCAAAATTGTTAACTCCGAAGGCTCTGCATTTTTCTCTTAACTCAATGTCTGGGGTTAAATTGCGCAGAACAGTGATTAACTCCTCAGTGCTTGGATCTGATGATAGATAAATACCTACCTCAGAACTTAGGAAAGTAGGAGGGGATCCGCGATTAGTGATTATAACGGGAAGTCCACAGGATATTGACTCAACTAAAGTTGCGGAAAACCCCTCGTCATATAAGTAGGGAGATACTAAATAATCACATGCATTATACAGCGACAACAGCTTTTCCATTTGAGCTTTGTTGTACTGCATTAAAACACCATAGTATGTAACATTAGTTAATTTATTACTTAATTTTCTCACGGCTTTCTCCTCAGGACCACTACCAACGAAGTGAAACCCAATATCTGGCATACTTTTTGCAACTTCTATAACCATGTTAACACCCTTTTTCTCCAAAAACCTACCAACAAATAAAATATTTAACTTTTTACTAAACCCAAGAGTTTTCTTGCACCTCGCTTTATCAAAAGGTTTAAATACATCAGTGTCCACCCAATTTGGATGAATTATAACTTTAGACTGCGGTATCCCCA includes:
- a CDS encoding class I SAM-dependent methyltransferase; translated protein: MNKNQKNKLNKILSKVGDLNFKRRIIAMLDYLDIQDGEVILDMGCGEGFYSMIFDQLHNCKVIAVDYDKAILAMAGGWLENSEKVSFEEGDICNLRFDDNYFDKILCTEVIEHIEDDTKATKELYRVLKPGGILAVTVPNSNYPLVWDPFNKIREWLGFGHFDPLNGFWGGIWAHDHKRLYSPNSLKTLLQKAGFEVSNLGVLTHYGIPFNHLVLYIGKQFYTSFPVPDSIKNSMEKFKWDARDDCVIEKISIFSLLLNFGLKIMKWADHFNDRNFSLDTSSMAVMALAKKKNK
- a CDS encoding glycosyltransferase family 4 protein, with amino-acid sequence MVGKRKHLLIVCPFAMPNLGGVETHIEKLKNYAIKKGYYVTLLTYQPLTNNLRGDSLEKGSNFEIHRVSWFGVGLFPKLENYFPLVFLYLFPGLFVKTFLYLLKNHRTVDCIHSHGFIAATIVRVLNFFFKKRSVMSTHAVYGFNERPILKFVIRPILTGFDVILSVSKMSRSEIVSMGIPQSKVIIHPNWVDTDVFKPFDKARCKKTLGFSKKLNILFVGRFLEKKGVNMVIEVAKSMPDIGFHFVGSGPEEKAVRKLSNKLTNVTYYGVLMQYNKAQMEKLLSLYNACDYLVSPYLYDEGFSATLVESISCGLPVIITNRGSPPTFLSSEVGIYLSSDPSTEELITVLRNLTPDIELREKCRAFGVNNFGFKNAQIIIDTYE